CAGCGATTTGCCCTCGCCCTTCTTGCGCACTCCCCTCAGCGCCTCCGAATCCTCACTCGGAAGGACCACGTCCGCATGGGGGATGATTCCGATGACGGGGATGCCGGTGAGCCTCTCCAGTTCTTCGGCTCCGGGTAGCAGTTTCTCCGTGTCTCCTCTGACGTTGTTTAGGATGATTCCTTTGATGCGCTTCCTGTCATTCTCGGGGATCAGCTCGACTGTACCGATTGCGTATGCGAAGGAGCCTCCCCATTCCACATTGACGACCAGAATGACATTGGCATCCGCGATATTGGCCGCCCCCATGTTGGCGATGTCCCTATCGTAGATGTTGATCTCGGCAGGCGATCCGGCACCTTCCATGACCACGCAGTCGTATCTGTCTTTCAGGAATTCCACATGCTCCTTGACGATCCCGATGCCGGGTCCGGGAACGAATTCGTTGTAATATCCGTCGACATCGTAGTCTGCGAAAGGCTTCCCGCATACCATGACCTGCGATACCGTGTCCCCTTTCGGTTTCAGCAGAATCGGATTCATGTGCGCATCGGGATTCTTTATGCCTGCGGCCTTGGCTTGCAGGACCTGAATCATGGCGATCTCGGCCCCGGTCCTGGTGACCTTGGAGTTGAGGCTCATGTTCTGCGATTTGAACGGTGCTACCAGATATCCCTTGTTGTGAAGTATCCTGCAGATAGCCGCCACTGTGACGGATTTTCCTGCATCGGATGTAGCTCCAACCACCATCAGGGCCTTTCCTTTCTTCCAGAATTTCGCCTTGGCATCCCTGAAGATATCGTCGAAGCGCGGGTCCTTCGCATCCTTGATACCCAATCTCTCGATCTCCGAGTAGATGAACTTGACCACCGGGGTTCTGTGAATGAACAGGCAGTCGGAGCAGTTCCAAACCGGTCCGTGCCTGCCCTGGAGCTCCCAGCCGAAAGTCTTGTCGTTGCATGGGAAGAATGGGCAGTAACAGAAGGAACAGTCCTGTCCTGTGAAGTGGGCAGGGTGATAAGGGCATGAAAGGTTAGGTCCGAGCCATCCCCTCTGAATCTCCTCGTTGACCTTCTTCGCGATCTTCTCCATGGGTATCATTGGCAGTATCGTCGAATTCAGTTATAGGGGATTCGGTCCACTTTCGGCGACACTTTTCCCATCCAGATGTTGAAGTGGACAGTCCACTTTCGGCGACCTCCCTTTCAAGTTCTTATAGTCACAACACGTAGCGCCTGCCGATGGGAAAACTCTTCAGATTCGTTCACTGCGCAGACCTGCATCTCGAGTCTCGTTTCAAAGGGTTGGAGATAGACGACCCTACCTTGGCAAGAAGGCTCAGGGAATCGGTGTTCGAATCCTTCGCCAGGATAGTCGATATCGCTATCGATAAGCAGGCGGATGCCCTGATCATCTCCGGCGACCTGTACGATGACAGCAACGAGCTCCCATCCACGAGGCTATGGCTTTCTCAGCAGTTCTCCAGGCTGAGCATCCCCGTGTACATCTGCAGGGGAAACCACGATTCGGAGACCGCTTGGGATTCTGCAATCCCCTATCCAGAGAATGTCAAGGAGTTCGGAACCGAGCCCGAAAAGGTGGTCCTTGACGATGTGGAGATCATCGGAGTCAGCTACTCCACCCCGCACGAGACCCGCAATCTCGTATCCATGATCGAGGGGGATCCGGAGAGATTCACCATAGCATGCGTGCATTGCGACATAGATTCCTATTCAGAGGGTTACCCATACGCCCCTTGTTCGGGCAGCGATCTCCAGGGGAGGTCCGTGGACTACTGGGCCTTAGGGCACATACACAGAAGGAATGTGGTCTCCACCACACCGTATGTCGTCTATCCCGGGAACATCCAAGGACGCAGCTTCAAGGAGACTGGCGAGAAGGGATGCTACCTGATAACCGTAGACTCGGGCAGGATCCGTTCAGCCGATTTCATCCCGACACAGGGATTCGTGTGGAAGGACCTCAACGTGAACATAGCCGGATGGGATCTGAACGACGTGGTCAACACTCTGAAGGGAAGCCTCAATGGCTCATCGCTGGCCAGGGTCACGTTCAGAGGATCAGGGAAGCTGGACACCATGCTCCGTTCCAATCCATCGGACGTCAGCAGGGCCATTTCCGATGCTACCGGAAGCATAATCTCATCAATCGTAGTCGACACGAGTCCGGAGGTCGATCTGGATTCCAGAGCCGGCGGTAAGGACATGGCCTCGGCCGTCATACGTACCGGCGACAGGTTCAGCTCCCTTTCCAAGGATGAGCTGCTAGACATCATCTGCACGAACAAGATCGCCGCTAGGTACCGCGACCGTTATTCCGCTCTCTCGGAAGATGAACTCAAGAATATGGTCAGGCAGGCAGTCAGGAACGTTATCGTCATGATGGAGGCTTCCAGATGAGGATCTCCAGAGTCAATATCGCATCATTCGGCAAGCTGAGGGACAGGACTTTCGAGCTCGATCCCAAGCTGAATGTTTTCTACGGCCCTAACGAATCCGGCAAGACCACTACCATGGAGTTCATACGCTCCGTACTGGTCCCGTCAAACGGAAGGAAGCTCTATCCCGAGAGGAACAAGAGGGATGAAGGTTACATCGAATATACCGAGGACGATGTGCAGTGCAAGGCAGAATTGGGGTCCGCTCAAGGGATCCCGAAGTGCCTGGTAGGCATGGAGCCGGAGCTCTACCGCAATATTTTCGCCATGAACACATCCGGGCTTGACAATCAGGTCCCGCTTTCCAGCGGAGACATCCGCTCCAGGTTCCTGACGATACCCGGCGGGGAGGAGATGCCCAAGGTGATTGATTCCTTAGAGGATGAGGTGGCCTCGTTGCTGGGGAAGACCAGCAGCTCACCTTCGAAGGTCAACGGGCTTCAGGATTCGGAGCAGGAAGTGATGGAGAGCATATCCTCGATGCGTTCCAATGCTGAATCCTATTCTGCTCTAACCGAGAAGAAGGAGCGCCTCGAATCCGAACTGGAGGCCATCAACAAGGAGAACAGCTCGGCGATAGAGAACAATCAGCTCTATGCGAAGATCGAATCGCAGAAGGGAGCTTACAGCAGTCTGCAGCAGAACCGTCAAAGGAAGAAGGAGCTCTCCGCTTCGAAGCTACCGACACCTGAGGACATCAGGGAGCATGACCGTCTGGTGAGCGATTCTCAGATCAAGAAGGGAACATTCAGCAGCTTCGAGGAATCCAGGCGCGCAGCCGTCGCTGAACTCGGTTCGGACGAGAAGACCGTCAGGGAGCAAATCCCGCTGATGAGGGAATTGATCTCCAAACGCCCGGAATACGATGCGAGGCTCAACCGTCCAGCTCCGGTGAACACAACTGTGCCGATAGTGCGCATAATCGTGTCCCTGCTTCTGATCGCCGTGGCAGTCGTCGCCCTGATCATTCCCGGTTTGGATGACATCGTGCGCTACGCTGTGGCCGGAGCCATGGTTGCCGGAATCATCGTTTTCTTGCTATTCACCCGTAAACTCGAACCTGCTGTTGACTACGGGAATCTGGAATGGATCGAGGCATACGAAAGGGATGTAACCTCGGAGGCGAGATTATTCGGAGGCAGTCTGGGCTCGGTTCATTCGGACCTGCAGCATTTCGAGCAGCTGATCAGGAAGATAGACGACCTGGACAGGACTTCGATAAAGCGCAATGAGCTACATGGGCAATCTATGCAGGCTGAAAACAATCTTCTGAGGTTCCTCTCAGCATACGGCGGCGAACAGGGATACAGGACAGCGGTCTCGAACGCCGATGAGATGAAGAAAGTCGATGCGAACATCAGCATGCTCTGCAACAACATCCGTACTGCCGGTTTCGATCCCGATCAGCCTCTTCCAGTAGTCGAGAAGATCTATCTAGACACCACTTTACAGACCTCCATCGCCTCCGAACTGGGAACCGTCGAGGAGAAGATGAAGGCGGTCCTGGACACTGCAGAGCTAGATGCTCTGATCGATAGGTCATATGCGATTCATGACGAGATGGAGATGGCATTGAGGGAAGGGGCAACAGCAGTCCTCGCATCCGCCATAGTGCAGGAGGCATGCACCGAACTTTATGAGAACGTACATCCCGAGGTGGTCACCACCGCTGACAGTTATCTTTCTCTTATGACCAAAGGCACATGCCGTTTGGATCTCGATCCGAGGAACACCGACCTATCGGTTATCTCCAACGGAGAGGCCAAGGGCCCCAGGCAGTGGAGCACCGGGCTGAGAGCCCAGATATTGCTATCACTGAAACTGGCGGTGGCCAGGGAGATGGGTGACGGCGATATCCCGATGATATTGGATGATGTGTTGCTCCCATTCGACTCGGAGAGGAAGGAGGGAGCCATGGAGGCTCTAATGCAGGTCTCATCGGATATGCAGGTGCTGCTCTTCACCTGCGACGACGATATCGCTGAGATGGCAGAACGTATCGATGGATGCAATCTGATAAGGATGTGAGTGTA
The nucleotide sequence above comes from Methanomassiliicoccales archaeon LGM-RCC1. Encoded proteins:
- a CDS encoding DNA repair exonuclease, with amino-acid sequence MGKLFRFVHCADLHLESRFKGLEIDDPTLARRLRESVFESFARIVDIAIDKQADALIISGDLYDDSNELPSTRLWLSQQFSRLSIPVYICRGNHDSETAWDSAIPYPENVKEFGTEPEKVVLDDVEIIGVSYSTPHETRNLVSMIEGDPERFTIACVHCDIDSYSEGYPYAPCSGSDLQGRSVDYWALGHIHRRNVVSTTPYVVYPGNIQGRSFKETGEKGCYLITVDSGRIRSADFIPTQGFVWKDLNVNIAGWDLNDVVNTLKGSLNGSSLARVTFRGSGKLDTMLRSNPSDVSRAISDATGSIISSIVVDTSPEVDLDSRAGGKDMASAVIRTGDRFSSLSKDELLDIICTNKIAARYRDRYSALSEDELKNMVRQAVRNVIVMMEASR
- a CDS encoding cobyric acid synthase, whose protein sequence is MIPMEKIAKKVNEEIQRGWLGPNLSCPYHPAHFTGQDCSFCYCPFFPCNDKTFGWELQGRHGPVWNCSDCLFIHRTPVVKFIYSEIERLGIKDAKDPRFDDIFRDAKAKFWKKGKALMVVGATSDAGKSVTVAAICRILHNKGYLVAPFKSQNMSLNSKVTRTGAEIAMIQVLQAKAAGIKNPDAHMNPILLKPKGDTVSQVMVCGKPFADYDVDGYYNEFVPGPGIGIVKEHVEFLKDRYDCVVMEGAGSPAEINIYDRDIANMGAANIADANVILVVNVEWGGSFAYAIGTVELIPENDRKRIKGIILNNVRGDTEKLLPGAEELERLTGIPVIGIIPHADVVLPSEDSEALRGVRKKGEGKSLIGVIKFPRMANFTDLDPLFLEDVSTVFVEKVEDLKGVDAVVMPGTKNTVSDYLWMQEKGLDKEIKKLWKKIPIVGICGGYQMMGKVLDDSNGIEAGKKAVYEGLGFFDNTTTFGEYAKQIIQNEGKLAVGDGGEITGYELHMGISEVREKQPLVLLDRFHADPLPEGSVREEDLTFGTYQHGIFDKPAFRKYFLSFVKHNGEPVNTEGAEDYEAILEENLQKLADVFAENMDVEKLIEIAGVKE
- a CDS encoding AAA family ATPase, encoding MRISRVNIASFGKLRDRTFELDPKLNVFYGPNESGKTTTMEFIRSVLVPSNGRKLYPERNKRDEGYIEYTEDDVQCKAELGSAQGIPKCLVGMEPELYRNIFAMNTSGLDNQVPLSSGDIRSRFLTIPGGEEMPKVIDSLEDEVASLLGKTSSSPSKVNGLQDSEQEVMESISSMRSNAESYSALTEKKERLESELEAINKENSSAIENNQLYAKIESQKGAYSSLQQNRQRKKELSASKLPTPEDIREHDRLVSDSQIKKGTFSSFEESRRAAVAELGSDEKTVREQIPLMRELISKRPEYDARLNRPAPVNTTVPIVRIIVSLLLIAVAVVALIIPGLDDIVRYAVAGAMVAGIIVFLLFTRKLEPAVDYGNLEWIEAYERDVTSEARLFGGSLGSVHSDLQHFEQLIRKIDDLDRTSIKRNELHGQSMQAENNLLRFLSAYGGEQGYRTAVSNADEMKKVDANISMLCNNIRTAGFDPDQPLPVVEKIYLDTTLQTSIASELGTVEEKMKAVLDTAELDALIDRSYAIHDEMEMALREGATAVLASAIVQEACTELYENVHPEVVTTADSYLSLMTKGTCRLDLDPRNTDLSVISNGEAKGPRQWSTGLRAQILLSLKLAVAREMGDGDIPMILDDVLLPFDSERKEGAMEALMQVSSDMQVLLFTCDDDIAEMAERIDGCNLIRM